In the genome of Fulvivirga maritima, one region contains:
- a CDS encoding cystathionine beta-synthase has protein sequence MYYNSIIEAIGDTPLVKLNSVSKGIKGTILAKVEYFNPGNSMKDRMALKMIEDAEKNGSLKPGGTIIEGTSGNTGMGLALVAIAKGYKCIFTLSDKQSQEKIDILRAMGAEVIVCPTNVEPEDPRSYYSVAKKLHKDIPNSIYPNQYDNLSNTAAHYETTGPEIWQQTEGKITHYAAGVGTGGSMCGTSKYLKEQNPDVISVGIDSYGSVFKKYKETGIFDKNEIYPYMTEGIGEDILPKNVDFSLIDHFVKVTDKDAAIMTRRLAREEGLFVGWSCGSAVYGALEYAKENLQEGDTMVIILPDHGTRYLAKVYNDSWMKNHGFDETREYATAKDIITKKNGAAQLYSVEKGMKVGEVMRVLNQEGIDQVPVVENNEFVGSVSTTKLLEKLIEDPNLRDKPVSEIMDDPMPFVAMDNTLDVLSSMINKNNKAVLVRDVTDQVHIITQHDLLAAISN, from the coding sequence ATGTATTATAATTCTATTATTGAAGCCATAGGTGATACGCCTTTGGTAAAACTAAATAGCGTTAGTAAAGGTATTAAAGGAACTATACTGGCCAAGGTAGAGTACTTCAATCCGGGCAATTCTATGAAGGATAGAATGGCTCTTAAAATGATTGAAGATGCAGAGAAAAATGGTAGTCTGAAACCAGGAGGTACTATTATAGAAGGAACCTCTGGTAATACCGGAATGGGACTGGCTTTAGTGGCTATAGCAAAGGGTTATAAATGTATTTTTACGCTTTCAGATAAGCAATCACAAGAAAAAATAGATATACTTAGGGCCATGGGGGCTGAGGTAATAGTATGCCCTACTAACGTGGAGCCTGAAGATCCGCGTTCTTACTACTCAGTAGCTAAGAAGCTACATAAAGATATCCCTAACTCCATTTACCCTAACCAGTACGATAACCTTTCTAATACCGCTGCGCATTATGAAACTACTGGTCCGGAGATCTGGCAACAGACTGAGGGGAAAATAACACACTATGCCGCAGGCGTTGGTACTGGTGGCTCTATGTGTGGAACTTCTAAATATTTGAAAGAGCAAAACCCTGATGTGATCTCAGTAGGTATTGATAGCTACGGTTCCGTATTTAAGAAATATAAAGAAACAGGCATCTTCGATAAAAATGAAATCTATCCTTATATGACAGAGGGGATTGGTGAGGACATTTTACCCAAAAATGTGGATTTTAGTCTCATTGATCACTTTGTTAAGGTAACTGATAAGGACGCAGCCATTATGACCAGAAGATTAGCCAGAGAAGAAGGTCTTTTCGTGGGGTGGTCTTGTGGATCTGCTGTATATGGCGCTTTAGAATATGCTAAAGAAAACCTGCAAGAAGGTGATACTATGGTGATTATCCTTCCTGATCACGGAACTAGGTACTTGGCTAAGGTCTATAATGATAGCTGGATGAAGAACCACGGTTTTGATGAAACCAGAGAATACGCTACGGCTAAGGATATTATTACCAAAAAAAATGGGGCGGCTCAACTTTACTCTGTAGAGAAAGGAATGAAAGTAGGTGAGGTAATGAGAGTGCTTAATCAAGAAGGTATTGATCAGGTTCCGGTTGTAGAAAATAATGAATTTGTAGGTAGCGTTTCCACTACTAAATTGCTCGAAAAGCTCATTGAAGACCCTAATTTGAGGGATAAGCCGGTATCAGAGATAATGGATGACCCTATGCCTTTCGTGGCAATGGACAATACGCTTGACGTATTATCTTCTATGATTAACAAAAATAACAAGGCAGTTTTAGTGCGTGATGTTACCGATCAGGTACATATTATAACACAGCATGATTTATTAGCAGCTATCAGTAATTAA
- a CDS encoding DUF1328 family protein: MLKWTVIFLIVALVAALFGFGGIAAGAAGIAKILFFVFLVLFVISLISGAVRR; the protein is encoded by the coding sequence ATGCTTAAATGGACAGTAATATTTTTGATAGTAGCATTAGTAGCAGCCCTATTCGGATTTGGAGGAATAGCTGCCGGTGCAGCAGGAATTGCTAAGATCTTATTCTTTGTATTCTTAGTATTATTTGTAATCTCATTGATCTCTGGTGCAGTAAGGCGCTGA